The window CATTATACTCATTATAAAGCACCATATTCAAGCAAAATAAACCCATAGCAAGTAGTAAGAAGCTCCAAATTACAATGACACAAGCACTAAGGCTAAACAGAGATATACACAACAAGAaagtttcaacaaaaaatgtatcatattaataataagCAAAGGGTCAGAAGCTCCTGAATCTGTTATCAGCTCAATCTCAAGCCTACCTAAATATATGCTTCCCTTGCAAGTAATTCGAAGCACTATTCACAGTTTCTTCCTGCAGATAATGACCACAAACAAGTTTCATAGCTCTCCAGTGAATATCAAAACATTGATATACACTCCACTGCTTAATGTCATATCATACCATATCATGAAGGCTATCCTGAAAGCCAAAATGCCCGTGCACAGTTGGTGCTGTGGAACTGACCTGTCCCTGCAGCTCAGGATTCCAATCCGAGTGTCAAATGTCGTTCATATATACAACAAAACAAAGCAAAACTTTTTGAAAGAGACAGCCATCAAACCCTCATTACCAGTGCATGCAGGGTCTGATGAGCACTGAACTGACCAAATCGAGATGTAATTGTATTTAACTGTTCCCAattgcaaaataaaaaaataaattaaattcacaaGTCATAATTCATTAGTGTCAGGCTGTCAGCATACACCAGATCAGTATAGTTTATCATATACCAGTCCATGCATGCCCTGTTGGTTGGTGTAATGCCCATCCTGCATCAAAGTTATCAAGTTCATCTCTTTCTATAATGATTTCTATATTAGAGAGACTAAACAGCAGTTAAATGGAAGATGAATATTAATCTAGGCTTCGTGAGGTGTTCAAATAATAGAAGAGGTACCTCTCCTTCAGCAGTCGGTTGGGAACTTAAATAGCCATCAAAATTTGGAGTTCTAGATCTAAAACCCTACAGTAAAGTGCAAAAAACACATCAATATCTATATCTTTAACTTAAAAAGAGATGGTACAAAAATTTCTTATTGGCATACCTTCCGTTGCATTTCCTGTTGAGGAACATAAGAAATATCCGTATTACTTGCTCTTTCACCCAACACCTATAATCACAAAACACTGAAACGcatcaaaaaaaattctttcatGAAGGTCACAAGAATGTCATTATCAACAAGAACCTATGTTaaacattattttaatataactttgttaaattaaaatcaagagaTAACAAACCATTTGATTGGCAGCGACTTGTCTCCTAATTGCCATTAACTCAGTTTCAGTGCGTACCTACACTAAACTTCAAAATGGTAAGTACATAAGCATTTCAAATCTTCAGTGAAGTAAGAACATCCTCCCACCACTTTTAACCTTAGCTAACCTTCTGcttcttttgtgtttttttccttttagaCGTCTTGCCAATATTGCTCCTTCCATTGTCTTCATTGACGTATAAAAGCCCCTGCTTGCGGATGGTAGATTCTGAAGTACCCTTACCAAAATTATTTACATCCACACAATGTTTCAAGGCTTCTTCAACTGCACAGAATGCAATATTGTAGCTTTCCTGAGACACGGCTCCTTCTTCACCCAGTTTTGCAGCAAGTTTACACAGATCATTAAACCTTTCAACCCTGTAATAAGGCCGTTTATAATTAACATCCAATGTCTGATTATTTTTTGCATCCTTCGTCCACCTTTTCAGTATATACTGAGATGGTATGTTGGATATACCAGAGAGCTGAAGAACTATCAATGCGTGTCTACAGAGAAAACCTCTGTATTCAAATGAACGGCATGAACAACAAATGCTTGATTCTGCTTCACTCCAGCTTACACAGAAATTCCGTGTCCCTTCAAAATCATCAACCAGACATGTTAATACGGTCTTTCCTTGGTTTTCCTTTTGTATACTACAAGAATCTGTTTCTAATACTTCTACTTGGAATTCTTTGAATATTGCATGTGTATATACCACTGACATTTGTTTCTCAAAAGGCGACAGGGTTCTTAATATGGGCTGTTTCTTTAGTATTTCGAAATCAGCTTTGTCCTCCTCCGCATACCTCTCATTCAGAAATACTTTGTACTGATCAATAAACTCCTTAAATGTAATTTCGGCATTTATTTGTTTGTCAAAGAAAGAGGATATACTCTCGCAACGTTCAGTTGTAGAGAGTCCAGCCAAAGAAAAGTCCCTGATATAAGTTGGGACCCATTTTTTGCGATCTTTATACAAGGATTGAATCCACTCATTCTCGTTAAGTTCAAATCTACCAACCAGTTTTCGCCATCTTTTTTCAAATTCTTCATCAGTCCAACACTGAAGTgcacattttttaaatttcttactAAAATTTTCAACATTACTTACTGTCTGACCAAGGTTCTCAGGAATTTTCCTAAGTATATGCCAGAGACAAAAACAATGGTGTGTTTCTGGAAATACCTCCGAAGTTGCCTCCTTCAATGCCTCGTCTTCATCAGTAATAACCACTGCAGGAGCTTGACCATTCATTGCTCTAAGCCAAGTGCGCATCAACCAAAGAAATGAAGACGTAGTTTCATCCCCAATTAAAGCACACCCAAACAATATGAACTGGAAGTGATGATTTACACCAAAAATTGGAGCAAATGGGATCTTATATTTCTGCCTTACATAATTCATATCAAAAAAGACTACGTCAGAGAAGTTTTTGTAGTCATTTCTACCTTTTGCATCAACCCAAAACACATTTCTCATACGCTTTTCCTGATCCAAATCTATAGCATACAAGAAATTGGGATTTTCAGCTCGCGAAGTCATAAAGTATTCAAATAGAACTTGTACATCATCCTCATCTAAGGATAACTGAAGCCCTTTCTTTTGACCCGCAATAACACCAGATTGCTCGCTCCTGCCTTTGGTGGCATGACTAAAGTTATCAGGGCAAATCTCATGATTATGCTCTTTAACAAAACTGTATATAAACCATGTCCCGTCATTCCGTTTTTTTATATACATGCTTGCCTTGCAATCCGTCTTTGGACATGATCGGAAACTAGATATTGCACTTGTCTTGCGCTCATTTCCGAACCTAGAACATGAAATTTTCACATCAATGAACTTTCCTGATTTTTTGGATCGACGACTGGCTTTTATAGTAATGCCGAATCCCACCAACCTGGCATATTCCCTGTAAAAAGAATACGCCGCCTCCTTTGATTCAAACTCCAACCCACATTGGGGCTCATTTATGTTAGCCCGACTACTGTCAGCTTGTAATACTTGGCCTCTCATCACTATGTTTTCAGCCTCATTTCCAGCAGAGTTTCCAAGAACAGGTCCAGTATTTCTAGAATAATTCGTATCCACTTCCTCAGCAAGCATGAAAGTGCTTGTATCTAATATCCTGTCTAATTTTCCTCCCTGTACAGACGGATGTTCAAGATCAATCTCCATCACGTTTTTCTTAATAAACAGACTCTCCACCTTTACAAGCTAAGAAATTTGACCAGTGACATGATCGATTAGAAACCGACTTGAGGCGGCAAACTAAGTGCAATAAACACATTTGTGAAACTGCAACacaccaaataaaaaaaaaatgtgaggTAAAATAGTATCAAAACTTGAAGCAAGCACTTTACATAGATTTATCTCATAATACAGCACTCCGTTATTTCAGCCCCAAATTACATGAGCATATTCAAATTCTGAACAACTAAACTTTTCCGTACATATAACAGGACAACACATAATAAAATCTACGATTTTGCATAATTTGGTTTTTCTTAACTTGCCGGttgtaataaaaataaacagCCATAGCAGAGTAAAATTTCCCTaacttaatcaattaaaaagaaaagacatgagagagagagagagagagagagagagagaggtaccTGCTAATTGTAAAGCAAAAACAAAAGGCAAGTAACAAGGGTGTTGTTGAGCAGAATAATGAGTCGCTGTAATGCTATAGATGGATCTGGAGAAGCAGCAGCATCAAGACTCGACTTGAAATGAAAAGGATAGACAGGAAACGAAATTCCTTTTTCTCAGGTGAAAGATCACTTCAGTTAGACTGAAAAATCACACACAAAATAAACCAAAACATTTGGAGATTAGAAGTTTGGGGCAAAATTAAAAGTTTTAGGtattttagaggtttgaccactaaaataagccgtgtttggtagttagcagattgaaatagatgtttggatccaaaaaactaattttgaaaaagctactttgaagAGTTTTTTGGATTAGCCGTTTTGATTTATGtcaaaaaaaactaatcaatcagctatttatcaaacaattttacgaaaaacagctaattcaatccatTGGTCAAAACATCTgattcaatcagctagtcaaaacagctaattcGATCCGCAATTTCCAAATAGGGtcataataaatttatagtcTTCATATTTATTTGCCCTTGGCATAAATGATGTCATTTGTAATAAACATGTAATATAATACTGAAAGATAATAtctgattaatatttaattaatcacaACCATAGCtaaatttaaacttgaatatataatacttttttaACTGATAGCTTTCCATCAAATTCATGCATTCGGAATAGCCGATATATTTCTGTGCGGGGAATAATAAGTGAAagtattttgttattaaaaaaatgcgATCTGCCTGAGAGTTATCTCCGTCTCCGCGTCGGACGGATCACGGAACATTCCGCAGCTTCAGACTGTTATATCGTGCGGCTGTTTGACCAAAACAATAAATTCCTTATCAAAATAAAGacttaatttaaaaaagaaaaactacataaaaatatatactttcaaaaaaatattgagaaagTCTTTTTCGTAAAAATGTTTATATGTACCTATAAACTCTTATTTCTAGAAAACCGATAATATTAGATAAAACTCAAAGAAGCCGACATCATTGGTCATCCTCTGTGTATCATAGTACATTTGGTACACAAAACTAAATTTAGTTTCAATACAGAATTACAGATATATGAAGATGTATGAAgctgttttcaaaaatataaaacattaaaaaaaatctgtcTGCATTCTTGAGCCCGGTGCACCTAGTATCTATACCAAGCCGGGGAACTGTATCATGGCTGTCTTGATCCGCCATCATGTGCTGCTCGTATATTGGCTTCATCCTGCAAAACATAGTAAAATCACTTTATACAGAGAAACTTGATGAGATTTATATATCTAGTCCAGAACAGTTGTTTATAACACTAACCCGAAGGGGATATGTAAAAGATGCTGGTCTGAAAAACTCCATCTGCCCCTGCAAGTAAAGATCAGATATTTTGTGATATCAAAGCATAATTctaatagaaaaataaatacttgatacCCTAATTATAATGTACCATCTGATGTATGTTTGTCTGGTTTCCATAGTATCCGTCGTGATTTGGTGCAATGCTATTCAGTTGTCCCTAAGTAAGAGAAACAAAGAATCAAGTTAAAAGACATTTACTAGAATTGTCTTTGattgtgaaaaaaatatattgtctgtatttattctatatattttatataatactgTAATGATATGTACCAGCCCCTGAATATTCTGTTGTCCATAATAGTTATCACGTGATGGACCCATTAAGTTTAAAGGCACCTGCAAAAGAACAATCCTAGTTGAAGAAAAAGTTTATTACCAATAAtaacacaaaataaattatcaattataACATTCATACCATGCCTTGTTGAGTTCCAAAATAGCTATCCAGGTTGACAGGTCTGGAGTTCATTTTCTcctagaaaaaaatatttagaaggTCACGCCAAGTGCTAAAAGTTTATAAGTGACCGTAAAACAAGTTATGTTCAATGCAACAATCATTATTTGCTAGCATCACTTTCAAGTTTAATCAAGTAGAACTGAACAAATTAGATATAGAAAATGTAAATTTCGGCGCACAAACCAGATTTTGCAAGCTGTCTTCTGCTCCAACACCAATAATGTCGGGCTCTAAGTTTGTCTGCAAAACATATCGGCTTCAGCTGAATTACCTATGATATTGCACACATGCTTATGTCAATCACTGATTTTTACTAACCTTCCTTTTCTTAGTCGGATTCTTCTTTCTGTTGGTTTTGATCGTATTTGTGCTTCTACTTTGATTGTCGTCTTCAATAAGCAGACCATGATTACCTGAGGTACCAGCATCCATGAGATCCCTATTGGAGTCGAGATTCAAAGTTCCAAAGGTATCTTCAAGTGCACGAAGTGCAATGTTATAACTTTGTTGAGATAAAGACCCTTCTTCACTCAACTTCAGTGCTCGTTGGCACAAGCTGTTGTAGCGCTGTACCCGTGACTGCACCAGTTCAGATCCTTCGACCATTAAATGCCTGATCTTAGCATCTCTCGTCCATCGCTTTAGAACATATTGGGATGGTATGGAAGAAAGGCCACAAATTTGAAGAACAAGCAGAGTATGTCTACAAAGAAAACCTTTAAATTCAAACATATGACACATACAAAATACTTCTGACCTCAGTTTGTTACAAGTAACTATGAACTCTTGCTGCTTCTCAAGATCATGAATTCTATAAGTAGTGGTTGCTCCTTCCTCCCTCTCATTTCTAGGCATACAAGCAACTGCACCTAAAACCTCAGACTGGAATTTTTTGAACAATGCATAGGTGTATATGCTAGATGCATGCTTCTCAAATGGTGATGGGGACCTCAATGCAGGCTGCTTGTTCCAGGTATCAGAATCTGCCTTAGATTCCTCTTCATACCTGTCCTGTAAAATGGTTTCATAATGTTTCAGAAAATCCTGGAGAGTGGTCTTTTTGTGCACATATTTGTCAAAGAAAGAGTTCACACTCTCAGATCTCTGTGCTGTAGACATCCCAGCTAATAAAGCCCCATTCATGTAGGTTGGCACCCATTGTCTGCGGTCATCATAGAGTGAATGTATCCAATCATTTTCTTTTAGCTCAAACACATTCACAAACTTCTGCCACCTTTTGTCAAACTCCTCATCAGTCCATGATCTGTAAATACATTTCAACAGTTTTGACATGAACTTATCGTTCTGTTTAATTACATGACTTAAAGTTTCAGATATCTTCCCCAGTATATGCCACATAAAATAGCAATGACGAACAGATGGGAAAACCTCAGATATAACTGACTTCAGGGATCTGTCTTGGTCAGTAATTATATACTTTGGAGCCTGTCCACCCATTGCTTTTAACCATGTACGCATCACCCATGACAATGTGGTTGAACTTTCATCAGACAGCAGTACACATCCGAGCAACATGAATTGATAGTGCTGATTAACCCCGACGAAAAGAGCTAGAGGCATTTTATAACTGTTTCGGAAATAGGTTGTGTCAAAAGAAACAACATCACAGAAATTGGTGTAATCATGCCTACTTTTGGCATCAACCCATAACACATTCTTTAGACGTTGCTCTTTGTTCACTTCTATTGCATAGAAAAAATTGGAATTCATAGTCTGCATCTGCACACAGAAGTCTAGTAAGAAGTTTGCATCTCCTGATTCGAGTGCCAAACTAAGACCTTTATCAAATGGACTTTTAGAGTCATTCCTGAGACCAACAACATTCTTATACTCAGCAAATTGTCTTGCCATTGCAGCATACATCTTTCTAGTTTGTTCACTAATGGCCTGGGCAGGTAAAAGTTCATGATTGTGTTCTTTCACGAATCTATGTATAATCCATTTCCCATCGGATCTTCTCTTTACGTGCATACTGGCTTTGCAGTCTGTCTTTGAACACAATCTTCGGCTCGATGAATTTTCTGGATCTTGCTTGTTTCCTTGCCGACTTCGTTGTTTATTATATGATTTGTCATACTCACGCTTTGTGCCGTATCTGGAACATGCAAATTTTGCATCAATAAATTCTCTTGATGTCTTCGAACGACGGCTATTTTGTATCGCAGTATTGAAACCCATGGACCTGGCATATTCTTGATAAAAAGAGTATGCTTCCCCATGAGACCCAAATTCCATTCCAGCAAGTGGCTCCAAATTTGAATCTTCGTTACCATCAAAAACATCCACGGCATTAGAATTCATGCTTGCATCATCTTCCACGAGCACCATAGTGCTACTCAGTCCTGCACTCTGTAATTTATCTTCTTCACTCAATATTTTAACAAGTCCATTTGGCTCatcttcttcctcttcctcttcttcttcttcttgttcctTTTCATATTCACCAGAAGGTAACCTAAGATCTATATCCATTACGAGAAAAAAGGAATTGTTTCCCACTCACTCCTTTC of the Daucus carota subsp. sativus chromosome 4, DH1 v3.0, whole genome shotgun sequence genome contains:
- the LOC108219546 gene encoding protein FAR1-RELATED SEQUENCE 2 isoform X2, coding for MLAEEVDTNYSRNTGPVLGNSAGNEAENIVMRGQVLQADSSRANINEPQCGLEFESKEAAYSFYREYARLVGFGITIKASRRSKKSGKFIDVKISCSRFGNERKTSAISSFRSCPKTDCKASMYIKKRNDGTWFIYSFVKEHNHEICPDNFSHATKGRSEQSGVIAGQKKGLQLSLDEDDVQVLFEYFMTSRAENPNFLYAIDLDQEKRMRNVFWVDAKGRNDYKNFSDVVFFDMNYVRQKYKIPFAPIFGVNHHFQFILFGCALIGDETTSSFLWLMRTWLRAMNGQAPAVVITDEDEALKEATSEVFPETHHCFCLWHILRKIPENLGQTVSNVENFSKKFKKCALQCWTDEEFEKRWRKLVGRFELNENEWIQSLYKDRKKWVPTYIRDFSLAGLSTTERCESISSFFDKQINAEITFKEFIDQYKVFLNERYAEEDKADFEILKKQPILRTLSPFEKQMSVVYTHAIFKEFQVEVLETDSCSIQKENQGKTVLTCLVDDFEGTRNFCVSWSEAESSICCSCRSFEYRGFLCRHALIVLQLSGISNIPSQYILKRWTKDAKNNQTLDVNYKRPYYRVERFNDLCKLAAKLGEEGAVSQESYNIAFCAVEEALKHCVDVNNFGKGTSESTIRKQGLLYVNEDNGRSNIGKTSKRKKTQKKQKVRTETELMAIRRQVAANQMVLGERASNTDISYVPQQEMQRKGFRSRTPNFDGYLSSQPTAEGEDGHYTNQQGMHGLLNTITSRFGQFSAHQTLHALGQVSSTAPTVHGHFGFQDSLHDMEETVNSASNYLQGKHIFR
- the LOC108218847 gene encoding protein FAR-RED ELONGATED HYPOCOTYL 3; the encoded protein is MDIDLRLPSGEYEKEQEEEEEEEEEDEPNGLVKILSEEDKLQSAGLSSTMVLVEDDASMNSNAVDVFDGNEDSNLEPLAGMEFGSHGEAYSFYQEYARSMGFNTAIQNSRRSKTSREFIDAKFACSRYGTKREYDKSYNKQRSRQGNKQDPENSSSRRLCSKTDCKASMHVKRRSDGKWIIHRFVKEHNHELLPAQAISEQTRKMYAAMARQFAEYKNVVGLRNDSKSPFDKGLSLALESGDANFLLDFCVQMQTMNSNFFYAIEVNKEQRLKNVLWVDAKSRHDYTNFCDVVSFDTTYFRNSYKMPLALFVGVNQHYQFMLLGCVLLSDESSTTLSWVMRTWLKAMGGQAPKYIITDQDRSLKSVISEVFPSVRHCYFMWHILGKISETLSHVIKQNDKFMSKLLKCIYRSWTDEEFDKRWQKFVNVFELKENDWIHSLYDDRRQWVPTYMNGALLAGMSTAQRSESVNSFFDKYVHKKTTLQDFLKHYETILQDRYEEESKADSDTWNKQPALRSPSPFEKHASSIYTYALFKKFQSEVLGAVACMPRNEREEGATTTYRIHDLEKQQEFIVTCNKLRSEVFCMCHMFEFKGFLCRHTLLVLQICGLSSIPSQYVLKRWTRDAKIRHLMVEGSELVQSRVQRYNSLCQRALKLSEEGSLSQQSYNIALRALEDTFGTLNLDSNRDLMDAGTSGNHGLLIEDDNQSRSTNTIKTNRKKNPTKKRKTNLEPDIIGVGAEDSLQNLEKMNSRPVNLDSYFGTQQGMVPLNLMGPSRDNYYGQQNIQGLGQLNSIAPNHDGYYGNQTNIHQMGQMEFFRPASFTYPLRDEANIRAAHDGGSRQP
- the LOC108219546 gene encoding protein FAR1-RELATED SEQUENCE 2 isoform X1 is translated as MEIDLEHPSVQGGKLDRILDTSTFMLAEEVDTNYSRNTGPVLGNSAGNEAENIVMRGQVLQADSSRANINEPQCGLEFESKEAAYSFYREYARLVGFGITIKASRRSKKSGKFIDVKISCSRFGNERKTSAISSFRSCPKTDCKASMYIKKRNDGTWFIYSFVKEHNHEICPDNFSHATKGRSEQSGVIAGQKKGLQLSLDEDDVQVLFEYFMTSRAENPNFLYAIDLDQEKRMRNVFWVDAKGRNDYKNFSDVVFFDMNYVRQKYKIPFAPIFGVNHHFQFILFGCALIGDETTSSFLWLMRTWLRAMNGQAPAVVITDEDEALKEATSEVFPETHHCFCLWHILRKIPENLGQTVSNVENFSKKFKKCALQCWTDEEFEKRWRKLVGRFELNENEWIQSLYKDRKKWVPTYIRDFSLAGLSTTERCESISSFFDKQINAEITFKEFIDQYKVFLNERYAEEDKADFEILKKQPILRTLSPFEKQMSVVYTHAIFKEFQVEVLETDSCSIQKENQGKTVLTCLVDDFEGTRNFCVSWSEAESSICCSCRSFEYRGFLCRHALIVLQLSGISNIPSQYILKRWTKDAKNNQTLDVNYKRPYYRVERFNDLCKLAAKLGEEGAVSQESYNIAFCAVEEALKHCVDVNNFGKGTSESTIRKQGLLYVNEDNGRSNIGKTSKRKKTQKKQKVRTETELMAIRRQVAANQMVLGERASNTDISYVPQQEMQRKGFRSRTPNFDGYLSSQPTAEGEDGHYTNQQGMHGLLNTITSRFGQFSAHQTLHALGQVSSTAPTVHGHFGFQDSLHDMEETVNSASNYLQGKHIFR